In Panicum virgatum strain AP13 chromosome 5K, P.virgatum_v5, whole genome shotgun sequence, the genomic window TGCGCCCCCGCGTTCCTGGCTCGTGGCTTGCGAGGACGGCGAAGCAACCATCATCGCAGTCGTCGCagcctggtgctgctgctgctgctcggtgTGGGTGGtaattaggggtggtaatggactatgattctaataattttttcaaatatttaattcaaaattgtataaaaatAGAATTCGGCCTTTTTAGTACTGAcctttagattttctagttcaaattCTTGGGACTTTTACCACCCCTAACTGGTAACCGCAGCAAAAGCAGGCAGCACATGCTAGGGACTAGGGAGGGGGGCAGGTGGAGGGGAAGCGTGCGAGGCCAGCACAGGTGAAGCGCGGTGCGCGCGAAGGCGTTTTTCGGATGACCTGCACCATTGACCGGGCGCCGCCTCGTCACCGCGCGCACTGTGTTGGTTGGGGTTTGGCCTCGCTACCCGCGGCAGCAGGATGCAGCCAGCCGTACTGGCCAAAATAAGGACACAGGCAGAGATTCATGTACGCTTTCTGGTTCCCCTACCGCTTACCTTGCACATTGCCTCAGTATCTTGTGGAACAACAGATTTGTGAGTTGCAACCGCTTGACGCCGTGTCTTGACCTATCCAAATGTGGAGAATGCTTGAGCTAAGTGcaattcagtttttttttttataaatgaaCTGGCAAGAGAGCTGCCCACGAGAGGAGTGAGCCAGCCAGCCATTGCTTGCAGAATGGCCCTTCCTGTTTTGAACCACCGCATCAAACGAATCAGCTAGTAGCATCATTGCTCGTCCTTTGGTTCAGTATCATGCCAAGAGGCATCTTCACCTTGAAGTACGTCGTCCTTGGTTCTGGATCGGGCGACCGGCGTGTACAGGTCGGTCTCCATCTGATCCGCGGAAGGGCGCTGCACCCCGCAGCCATATGCAGCATCATCAATTCATCATGTGTGTGAGGTCAGAGCAGTCTGCATTTCGTTCAAAAAGGATAACAGAGACCTGAGGAGATGAGCAGTACGTCGCTCAATCGAGTAGCCCGCTGGCCACTCCAGCCCGCGCAACAAGTACATGCACGGCCCCTGCAGAGATCGAATTGGCTTATCCGGTCTGCTGCTTGTTTGTTTCCTAAAACACTCACCTGGTCCAGGCGTCAAGCACCGCACCGACCTCCCCGCGGACGGCAGCTATCCTCACCAGTTCCTGACCGACGTACGAGTAGTGCAGCATGAAGAATCTCTTCTCACACTCCAGTGAGAGAGATCAGAGATCGACCGAATGTTCATCAGTTCATCATCACAGCAGACGCCGAGACGCATTTGCGTTTCTTTTAATTTGATGTATCTCACCTGCAGGTACGGTACCCATCATCAGATCCCTGCGTCCTGCCACAAGCCCACAAGGTGTTAACAACCAACTGTCAGCAGTTGCAGAAGCTCGCATCGCGTGCAGTCCAGACATAACTGCCCTTCGTTATTATCTCAACaactaaaaagaaaaactaaaaagaaaaacacagctGCCCTTTTCAGCTTTGAACAAGCTTCTATAGTTGCTAGTGGTGGTTCATTATTCAGCTGGAGTAGAGATAGGCTAGCTTCTCAGAGGCGCGTGTCACGAGACCCTAACATTTGGTGCTGCTACTCGTGCAAGACCGGTCGGGGAACAGCGGTGCAGTGCACGGCGCCGCAAGCAACAGCCGCGCCTTGTTAAAAGTTAAAACCCATGGTGGACTGGTGGTTCGCCGCCGACTGCGTGCTCCGCGCAGGCGCCAGCTACTGCGCCCGATAATTTTCGCCGGCGCCGCAACCTGCAAGGCAAGAGGGCCTCTGCCTCGCTCTGctgccgtcgtcgccggccgtGCGCGCCATGAAAAATCAGCGGCAGGTGCTTGTGTGCTGCCGCGCATGCTCAGACTTGCAGGCAACCTCTCGCGCAGGGGCGGGCGCAGCTAGCTGGAGCTGGCCCGGGCACCGGatctcggcggcggagggggggggggggggggggggggtataaTGCGAGCGGGTGACTGCCGTGCACTGGGCCGGGTTCCATCCACCAAGGAATCTCATTTCGTCCAAGAAAAGAAACTGCTCGGTTTCTTGGGCCGGTTGCGGGGAGGATGCCAAGGGTTTTATTCTATCGAACTTTTTATCGCCTGCGGTTGCATTCACAGTTGTCCGGAGCAAGTAACGCGAGACCACCGATCTCAGGTCGTCCTGGAACCCGGTCTGGATGATCCAGATGATATGTTAGTATTGTTAAGATGGGTGCGCGGGTAATTAAGACAGCTCAACATGTTGGTTTACCTGCTTAAGCATGATTGGATTTGGACCGTATGCAGCTCACTGATCAAGCTCTTGACCTTCGCAATTAGTCCAACAATTTGGGGGCATTTTTCAATTAAACAGGGCCTTTTTAAGCCTGGTTTAAGATCTCACCGTAGCACTCACGTTTATAGCTTACGTACGAAGAATTGACCAATTTTACGAGAAGTAGGGCTACATCGCGCGCCCTTGTGCCATGTTTTGGTGTTGTTTCTGTCATTCTCACGTCTCTCTCACCCCTTCGCGAGGGGCTAACTTAGCTAAATAATTCAGTGCACACGCAATCATTTGTTAATTATGTAATTAAAGCAATATTAGCAAATTGTTTTAAAAATACTAGTCATGCCTCTCATCGccttctctttttctctttACAGATCTATCTACTTGACCGTCTCTTTATTCATTTTAATTGAGGTCTGTTGAAGTTGGAAAATGGGAGCGATCAACTGTTTGCAAATCTAGAGTAGATTTTGGCGATAAAGATATATATAAAGTCTAGATCACGATCTCCATAAACAATAACTACTCTAAGCTACAGAGATGCCTCTGATCTTGTAAGAATTTTAGCTCAACATATTCCATGGATTTTCATGCTACATTTTCACCGTTGTCAAATCGAGACTAGGCGACTAGCAATCGCCTCTCAAGTCTCATCCCGATAATGAAAATTTGGCATAAGGGTCAGATTAACGCCATTATTTTAGAATCAAAATGGAGGACATATAAgatctttatatatatatatatatatatatatatatatatatatatatatatatatatatatatatatatatatgttgagCATaagctcttttctttttttggtaaGGATCATATGAGCTCCTTAGTTGCAGTTTAGCATTTCACATCTCTTATGTGAGGGCCCATCCTTGATCCTTCGCTGCAGGAGTTCTGCACTTGAGAGTTAAAAGTCATGCTGTAATTAATCAATTAATCACTTAAATTAACCCTTTAACTAATCACTCATTGACCAAGCTCCCGACCGGACTAAGGACACCGTCACCGCACCTACCCCGATATCATCCATACGGCACTAAGATGGTTGGGCCGTCCATCCGGCCCAACCAGGCCGAGACAACGACCCAGATCGAACCAACGATCCCCATCCCCTCCCCTTCGCGACGAAGCATACTCCTCGCGGTCTCACATGGCACGACTCGCTTCccctaaaaaaaaagattaaaaacattCGCAGAAAAAAGAGGCAAAAACTCCCGTAAATTACCAAACACGCGCGGCCACCGACCGATCAGGCGACCCCCCCTCCTCCCCGAGGAAATCCACCACCGCGGCCGGGGCCTCCAGATCTCGCCggaggcagcggcagcggcggcggcggggggcgatGGCGCTCAACATGAAGACCCTGACGCAGGCGCTGGCCAAGGCGTCGGCGGTGATCGAGAAGACGGTGTCGACGACGGTGCAGGAGGTGACGGGCCCGCGCCCGCTGCAGGACTACGAGCTGCTGGACCAGGCCGGGTCCGGTGGCCCCGGGCTCGCGTGGCGGATCTACACGGCGCGGCCGCGGGACGGCGCCCCCTCGGCGCCCTACCCGGTCGTCTCCGTCTGGGTGCTCGACAAGCGCGCGCTCGccgaggcgcgggcgcgggcggggctgtccaaggccgccgaggacgcCTTCCTCGACCTAGTCCGCGCCGACGCGGCGCGGCTCGTGCGCCTGCGCCACCCGGGCGTGCTCCACGTCCTGCAGGCGCTCGACGAGACCAAggccgccatggccatggccaccgAGCCCGTCTTCGCCTCCGTATCTAACGCGCTCGGGTGCCTGGACAATGTCGGCAAGGTTCCCAAGGAGCTCAAGGGAATGGTACGATTTTGACCTATCGTGTTTCTATTCGATTTTGCTTGTCTGTATATGTACGATCTAGCATCGATCTTAGGCAATTAATTTGCTGATATGAAGGCTACATACTGAAGTGTAGTAGTTTGCTCATGGTTTCTTAGTAAACCGTTACTGCTGCACTTGATACTGCCTAGGAGTTAAGGTGATTAGTGTTGGTATGTGATTGTAAAACCAGTGATTGCAACTAATTTGAGCTGTTCATCCCATTATTGATTAGCTAATATTGTAGGATTTAGCGTGAATTAAGGAAATAACATTTATGATCCCAATGAAGCATTTAGCAGTGTCGCGTCCAGAAAATCCGCCAAATGGGTGTAATGTAAAATTTTGCAACAAACCTCCTTGAAAAATAGCATACTTGTTGGGTCAGTATATCAAGTTTTACAATGCTTTCGAGGAATTACATAGTTTTGTTACTTCCTAACTTATAGTTCACTGATCTGTAAAAATCTTCTGAGTTTATTCGGTATAGGACTTTAGTGAATAATAAGAATCTTTTCAAACGTTAGGTTGACTGTGAGATTCTTGCGGTTTCAACTGTAAAACTTGTATCTTACTATCTGGTATCTCGCGGGATTGGAACTTGTCAGGTTATACAAGTGGCTATTGGCTATTGGTACTTCTGGATTTTTGTATACCTTGTATTTCAGTGTAGAATGTTTCACTAGTGATGGGCTCATGGCAATTGTTTGGATGTCCAAAGCGCAATCATGGACTGCTGTTTGCTAATTTCTTCTTGTGTTTCAGGAAATGGGGCTACTTGAGATTAAACATGGACTGCTGCAGGTTGCAGAGACGTTAGATTTTCTTCACAACAATGCCCATCTTGCCCACCGAGCTATATCGCCCGAGGTCATCACCATCCTTCAGCTTGTAGTTTTCTGCTTgttccttttctgttttgatAATTGATTTTCTCTGTTGCATGCCCATTGCAATCCTGTAGTTTTGGTGCTCTCTTGTCATTTTAATGTAGTTATTCTGCTTTACTGCCAAGTCCCCCTTGATTTTTCTAAGGGCATTCTGTGATTTAGGCTTGCTGCATAATATGAtgcgattttttttttacttgcaCTTAGTTGCTGAAAAAACTCAAACACTTTGTTCCATCAAATTGCAAATTATTTTGTTCACATTGTTCTCCTTTGTACGGAACCAATTAATGTATGTTTCTTTTGGATCTGATGGCGTAATACCACATGGAATCCAATATACTCGCTCCGCTTTTAAATGTATGACATTTAGGACAAGCTAGTTAGTTCGAACTAATTGGCTTGCCCTACATATATTTCAAAATGGAGGGATGGATTGAGATAGTATCTAATTAGTTTGATATTACGTGCTTGTTTTTCATTATGGCAACTTTAACTCTTTAAGTTGTATGCGAGTGCACTGTAATAACCTTGATTCTTTTACAGACAGTTTTTATAACTTCTAGCGGATCTTGGAAGCTTGGTGGGTTTGGTTTTGCTCTTTCGATTGACCAAGCTACAGGAGGTTTGACTTCATCACCGCAATTCCATTATTCGGTTAGTAAGTAATCTACATTCAGCTTGTCATTTTGGTGACTTTCAATTCAATATTTATTTCACCATATTTCATTTGTACCAAATAATCTGTATCCTCCCTTTAGAGCTTTAAGCCTGCAACAGAAAATATTTCACTAAAGATCAGCTTGTCATTTTGGTGACTTTCAATTCACTATTTATTTTGCCATATTTCATTTGTACTAAATAATCTGTATCCTCCCTTTAGAGCTTTAAGCCTGCAACAGAAATATTCCACTAAAGATTATAATGATTTCTCTTGACTAATTAACTTCTAAATTGCTCCATAGTTCTGCGCAATACATATTTTCAGGCATGGAGTTTCTTCCAGACATAAGATGATCTTTTCTGTATTACTTTTCAaacatataatatatatttgAAAAGTAATACAGAAAAGATCATCTTATGTCTGGAAGAAACTCCATGCCTGAAAACATATATTACTAGTGTTATATgcagcctaccccaactcgcttgggacaaaaggctatgttgttgttgttttttttttgtatatacGGTGATTGTGTGTAGCTTGTTACTACTGGGCTTTGTAACGACATATATGATGTGGATCAGAACCTGTGTTAATATTTATTAAAATACTCCTCACTTGAAGTGTTTTTTTCATTTAATTATATCCATTGCTCACTATTTTATTTCTGGCACTCTCCGATTAGTGACTTATCGAACCTGTTTTTCTGAACCTGCTTGTTTTAGCATGATGATGTTCTGAGCTGTTACCAATTTATCTTCTTGGTTTCTTTCTAGGACTATGACGTTGAGGATACAGCTTTACCTCTTCAACCATCGTTGAATTACACTGCACCGGAATTGGTCCGAAGTGGAGATTCTAAAGTTGGCTCTGCTTGTGACATGTTTAGCTTTGGATGTCTGGCTTACCACCTGATTGCTCGAAGACCACTTCTGGACTGCCATAGCAATGTTAAAATGGTATGTATTAAAATCCGGATGAATAACATTATGCCAATATAAATTTTATTCTTTTAGCATCAATGGTGTAAACAGCTGGAGTTACACTTCCCTTCGATTTTGCATGTTACAATCTGTTCAGGTTGCATCTGCATTCTGCACGACTTATGCTGATGTCTCCTCCTATTCTTGCAGTACATGAATGCCTTGATGTATTTAACAAGCGAAGCCTTTTCTAATATCCCTTCTGATTTGGTGTCGGATTTGCAAAGGATGCTATCAATGGATGCGGTATCACGCCCTAGTGCTATGGCCTTTACAGGTGGTGTGTCGCCTTCCTTTTCATCATTCATGGGCATACTGATGGAGTTTTCTTCATAGTTTCATGAAATGCTCTTGAATACTACCTTTTTTGTATAGGCTCTTCTTTCTTCCGGAATGATACGAGGCTGCGCGCTCTTCGTTTCCTCGACCATTTGCTTGTATGTATTTGTTATTCCTTTGGTTTATTTTCCTAGAATAGTGCAAAGGCTAAGTTTCATTGTGAGAATACGGAATACCAgtcttctttgctggagaatcCTTTGACTAGATTTATTTAGTTATACCTGCCAAGATAGCAGCAAGAGTACTGCCTGCTAGACTGCTATTTGTTGAATGAGACGACCTAACAATTTGGTGCCTCGAGATGGTTCTTATTTTTAAGACAACGTTCCTTTCAGGAGAGAGACAATATGCAGAAGACAGAGTTTTTGAAGGCATTATCAGATATGTGGAAGGATTTTGATTCCCGTGTTCTTCGATATAAAGTATGTTCCCTACTTCAATTCATTCTCTCTATCTTCTTCCAACCAATACTACGTACTCAATGTGTACTATGATTTAAATGTGAGCATTATTCGCATATATAATGTTATTCTTCACAGAATCTAGTGGAACCTGCACTTATTCAAATAAATTGGACAACTTATCCTGTTCTATTTTGTGTCCCTGTACAATGTTCAAGTTTCCTTCCTTTGGAGCTTAAAGTTTCTGTTATGCTTAATCAAGAACAAATGTTTGGAGCTTGCAGTGCTGGTTACTTCCTTTATGGCAATAATGAAAAAGAATCCACAAACCTCAATTACTTCTTAACTTCATTCATTACAAAACTAATCACTTCTTTAGTTGACCATTGCCCAATTTGAATATCGTACATCTGTTTTTTCTTTTGCCTTCGAAACTTTTTGTCCAGAAAAGAAAAACGACCTTGCTAATAGTTGATCCTTTTGTTATTTCAAATCTGACTTGCACTTTACAACAGGTCCTTCCCCCACTTTGTGCTGAGCTACGCAACATGGTTATGCAGCCAATGATTTTGCCCATGGTTCTGACAATAGCAGAATCTCAGGTAATTTCTGCTATTTCTCATTTATAACCTTTGTTAATACGTGAATATAATCTTTTTCTTCAAAGAATAGTATGAACTCCCATCTTAGTAGCTGCTTATCTTTCTATTATTTGTCATGTAAATATGCATGTCACTGTAGTAGAGTTCTAACTACACGTGAAAATATCATTCTTGCTGCAATATCAACAGAACTCTCTGCAACTGAATTATTTTaggtgcactttaccatcatcTCCTTTGTTTATAGGGTTTCAGAAAGCAAAATGCATTTCATTATATGTTATGTGGTGATCTTTTCTTAGATGCACATGCATCTGAACATTCTGAAAAACCattaatttcttttcttttacagGACAAAGGTGATTTTGAGCTTTCAACACTGCCTGCACTTGTTCCAGTGTTTACTTCAGCATCAGGCGAAACACTTCTGTTGCTTGTGAAGCATGCAGATCTCATTATTAACAAGGTAAGCAGGGTTAATTTATGAAATATCTAGTGATTCTATTATTCCGTTGGGCTATCTATATGACTGAACAGAATTGTGATCTAAatccacaaaaagatattaactAACATGTAGTTTAGtcattggattttttttattgtgtTCTGTGACCAGATTATTTTTGTCTTGTGCAGGCCACCCAGGAACATTTGATATCACATATTCTTCCAATGCTGGTCCGGGCTTTTGATGACAATGATCCCCGGCTACAAGAAGAAGTTCTGCGTCGAACAGTGCCACTGTCTCGTCAACTTGACATCAAGGTTACCCTCAAATAATTTGCTAAAACAAAGATtaataattcaattttgtttttctttccaTCATGAGCAGAAGGTGGTTTCTCACTTGCTGCATGGATTACAGCGTATTAGCATGCATGTTATGCATTCATTTAATGTTTACTTTTTCTTGCAGCTAGTAAAACAGGCTGTCCTTCCACGTGTACATGGATTAGCTCTAAAGACTACAGTTGCTGCGGTATGTGTATATAATTTAGTCTACTAAATTTGGCAGTGTACTTATTATCTTCAATCATGTGAGCATGCATTAGAATATGGGAATAACACTATTATAAATTGGAAAAACTGCAGCCTCGTTTATGTTCGAACAGTCTCACACAAGAAAAGAGAAGTATAGAAACCCTGAACATTGAATACATGGTTTTCAGATGTAATTTTGAGCTTCTTACCTTATTGATGGCCAGTGCCCTAACTTTAGTAATGCGGCATAATAGGTGTTGTAATAAATTAGTTGTTCTTGACATTTTGGTTTTCTGAAGTAATATTAGCAACATATAGTATTCCTATATATGCTAATGTTCAGTTGACCGTAGTTGTAATTCATTTTTGCTTATCAAGATTGACATTTTAGAGTTCTATCATTGTGTTGCTCTGTTTTTCTTATCTACCCATCGTTTTGTAAATCTTTGCTGCTTTCTTAGATAATCATGCCTCATCACTTTCAGGAAATACTACATTATTCTGTACTTTGTACTGTCGCATATTCTTTTTATTTTGCATATGTTCTTATCTGCTCCTGCAAATATAGGTGCGTGTAAATGCCTTACGCTGTTTAGGAGATCTTGTGCCATTCTTGGACAAAGAAGGTATACTGGGAATCTTGGAGACTGTTCGGCGTTGCACAGCTGTTGACCATTCTGCGCCGACTCTAATGTGCACACTTGGTGTTGCAAATGCAATCTATAAACAAGTTAGTTCTTTGACACACAATTTTTACTGTAGCTTATTTGTAGGCATTTTTCCAAGCCAATTTTACCTTTCAGTAATAATCAATTTAACTTCTTTGTCATTTATCCAGAGTGGTGTTGAGTTTGCTGCCGAATATGTGATTCCTCTTATCTTCCCATTGCTCACAGCACATCAACTGAATGTACAACAATTTGCCAAGTACATGCTATTTGTAAAGGATATCACAAggtattatttaattatatccTACATCACTTCCTCCCATATGCATGTAGACTAAAACACTACTTTTACAGCAAGATTGAAGAGAAGCGGGGTGTGACTGTCACAGATAATGGGCGCGCAGAGGTAAAAGCATCACCTTCATTGGCAAATGGGATTCACTCTGACCCTATGTCAGGAGGGGTGGGTCAACCTGCACAAATACCAGCTGCAAAGAGCACCCCTGCATGGGATGAAGACTGGGGTCCTAGTAAGAAAACCAGtgctccatctctctcttttgaTTCTGGTGCGCAAACAAAGCAATCATCGGCGGACCCTTTTGACTTCAGTACTCAAACAAAGAAACCCACAGCACTCCCTTTTGATTTCAGCACTCAAACAAAGCAGCCATCATTAGTTTCGCAGGTTACAGCAGCTACAATCCCACCTGCACAACCACTTCCATCACTGCAATCTCTTGCACCCAGTTCAGGAACTCAAACTTCTGGCTCATGTGTTCCTGTTGACATTGAGTGGCCTCCTCGTAGCAGCTCATCATCTGACTTAAATGCACCCTTGTCTGTTAACAAGGAGAATGATTCCGGAAGGCTGTCTAGCGATGGGCTTGATGATATTGATCCTTTTGCCGATTGGCCACCAAAACCTAGCAGTGCCACCAGCATTTCAGCAAATGGGCATCGGCCAAGCACAAATCAAAATGTTTCTGGATTTAGCTCAGGAAACATAGGGTTTAGTGGCAGTGGAAATTCTCTAGGGCAGATGAAAAGCAACCAGATGAGCTGGT contains:
- the LOC120707411 gene encoding SCY1-like protein 2 encodes the protein MALNMKTLTQALAKASAVIEKTVSTTVQEVTGPRPLQDYELLDQAGSGGPGLAWRIYTARPRDGAPSAPYPVVSVWVLDKRALAEARARAGLSKAAEDAFLDLVRADAARLVRLRHPGVLHVLQALDETKAAMAMATEPVFASVSNALGCLDNVGKVPKELKGMEMGLLEIKHGLLQVAETLDFLHNNAHLAHRAISPETVFITSSGSWKLGGFGFALSIDQATGGLTSSPQFHYSDYDVEDTALPLQPSLNYTAPELVRSGDSKVGSACDMFSFGCLAYHLIARRPLLDCHSNVKMYMNALMYLTSEAFSNIPSDLVSDLQRMLSMDAVSRPSAMAFTGSSFFRNDTRLRALRFLDHLLERDNMQKTEFLKALSDMWKDFDSRVLRYKVLPPLCAELRNMVMQPMILPMVLTIAESQDKGDFELSTLPALVPVFTSASGETLLLLVKHADLIINKATQEHLISHILPMLVRAFDDNDPRLQEEVLRRTVPLSRQLDIKLVKQAVLPRVHGLALKTTVAAVRVNALRCLGDLVPFLDKEGILGILETVRRCTAVDHSAPTLMCTLGVANAIYKQSGVEFAAEYVIPLIFPLLTAHQLNVQQFAKYMLFVKDITSKIEEKRGVTVTDNGRAEVKASPSLANGIHSDPMSGGVGQPAQIPAAKSTPAWDEDWGPSKKTSAPSLSFDSGAQTKQSSADPFDFSTQTKKPTALPFDFSTQTKQPSLVSQVTAATIPPAQPLPSLQSLAPSSGTQTSGSCVPVDIEWPPRSSSSSDLNAPLSVNKENDSGRLSSDGLDDIDPFADWPPKPSSATSISANGHRPSTNQNVSGFSSGNIGFSGSGNSLGQMKSNQMSWSNTSNLMSMNSTGSYLNQGNTALGFGNPIGGLSTGLSNSSSSSAGQSMMQPKSDFGSLSMTTNNAAHGPPRLAPPPSAAVGRGRGRNQGQSALSRASRPPHSNSSSGQQPILDLL